From the Candidatus Polarisedimenticolia bacterium genome, the window GGAGGGGGCGAAGGTCGTGGCCGGCGGCCGGCGGCCGCCACAGCACGCCCGGGGATGGTTCTACGAGCCGACGGTCCTGTCCGGCGCGCGCCACGGCATGAGCCTTTTCAAAGAGGAGATCTTCGGCCCGGTCGCGCCGATCCTGCCGTTCGAGACCTTTGACGAAGCGCTCGCCCTGGCGAACGATTCCCCCTACGGACTGGGGGCGACCCTGTTCTCCCGCGATGCCCGGAGGGTGCGGAGGTATTTCGAGGAGATCGAGGCGGGGAACGTGTGGGTGAACGACCCGCTGGTGGACAACCCCGCCGGGCCGTTCGGAGGGATGAAGATGTCCGGGCTCGGGCGCGAGCTGGGAGAGGAGGGGCTCGAGGAGTTCCAGCAGACCAAGCACGTCCACTGGGACATCGAGGGCTCGATCAAACCGTGGTGGTTCCCGCTCCCCAGGTGACCCGTGCGCCGCGTGCTACAATTTCCCGCATGCTTTCCCTGAAGCGGGCCCTGGCCCTGGCGTTCATCCTGGCTTCCGCGCGCGTGTCCACGGCCGTGGCCGCGGGCGAGACGATCACCTACGAGGTCGGCGGCGAGTCGGTCAGGGCCTATCTGGCGAAGCCGGCCGTCCTCGACGGTCGGCCCGGAATCGTCGTGGTGCACCACTTCTGGGGGCTCGATGCCCACACCAAGGGTGTCGCCGACCGCTTCGCCGGGCTCGGCTACCTGACCGTGGCGCCCGACCTGTATCGCGGCAGGCTGGGAGGCGACTACGGCCTGGCGAAAGACTTGATGGATCGGCTCGACGGAAGCCGGGCGGTCGCCATCGTCAAGGGGGCCATCGGCTATCTTCGAAGCCTCGACGGTGGCGCCGCGCGCAGGCCGATCGCGCTGGTCGGCTTCGACATGGGCGGACGGGTGGCCCTGTCGGCGGCCCTGCAGGCCGCGGACGTGCAGGCTCTGGTGATCTTCTACGGTCACGTCGAGACCACGCCGGAGTCGGTGATGCCGATCCAGGTGCCGGTCCTCGGCGTGTTCGGAACGGATGACATGGTCGTCCGGGTCGAGGAGGCCAGGAAGTTCGAAGCGTCCCTCAAGGCGGCGGGGAAGCAGGCGACCATCATTATTTATCAGGGAATGGCGCACGCCTTTTTCGACGAATCGCGCGCCGACTACGATCAAAGCCTGGGCAACGACGCCTGGATTCGGACGCAGGACTTCCTCAAGACCGCGCTGGGACCGGTGCAGGCGCCGCCGCCCGCCGCGGTCCCTCCCGCCGGCGCGCCGTCCGCCCCCTCGCCCCCGGGACAGTAGGGGCCGAGATGCCGACCAGACCAACGCGGGCGCTCGAGACCTTTCCCAACCCCCGACCAGGGCGGCCCTACGAAATCTCGTTCGAGAGCCCCGAATTCACCTGCCTCTGCCCGCGCACCGGCCAGCCCGATTTCGCCACGGTGCGCATTAGCTACACGCCCGACCGACTGTGCGTCGAGCTGAAGTCGCTGAAGCTGTACCTCTGGTCGTTCCGCGACGAAGGCCACTTCCACGAGGACGTCACGAACCGGATCCTGGACGACCTGGTCGCACTCCTGGATCCCCGCGAGATCACGGTCATTGGCGATTTCAACGTGCGGGGCGGCATCCACACGGTCGTGACCGTCAACCACCGCCAGAATAACGCCTAGGCGCGATCGTTGCGCCCAAGCCGCACATTCGCGCCAAGGCGCCGTTGTCCGGGCCGGGGCATCACCGTATATTTCCGCGGTCTGGGGGAGTAACCTCTTGAATTCAACCAGGTTCGCGTCTGGTCTCCTGCTCCTCGCCCTGCTGGCCGCGTCGGGGGTCGCGGCGGCCGTCCTGCCGTGGATGAGCCTGGAGGAGATCACCGGCGGGGCCGAGGTGATCGTGCTGGGCACGGTCGAGTCCGCCCAGAGCGCCTGGAGCGCCGACGGCCGGATGATCGTCACCCGCACGACGGTATCGGTCGAGACCTCCCTGAAGGGAAGCCCTCGAGACAAAGTGATCGTCGAGACGCCCGGCGGCCGGGTCGGCGACCAGACCATGATCGCGTCCGGTGCGCCGGTGTTCCGCCCGGGGGAACGCGTGGTGCTGTTCCTCGAGCCGGCTGGGGAGAGGCGGCCGGATACGGCGAGCGGGAGTCGGACACGCCAGGCGCCAGGCGTGGCGTCGCTCCATGCCGTCGTCGGCTGGAACCTGGGCAGGATGAGCGTCCGGCGCGATCCGCGGACGGGGCGCGATCTGGTCGAGGACCGGACGTCCGGATCGCTCTATCTCGATCGGCAGGGCCGGCCGGTCGGGCCGGAGCGTGCCGGTAAGGGGCCGGCCGAGCTGCGGCAGTTCCTGCGTGAGGTCGAGAGACTGGTCGCCGCCGGGGCCGCGGGAGGCGCCCCGTGATCGCACCGCGACCTGGAAGCCTGTCCGAGTATTCGGCCGGGTCGCGTTCCGGACGCCGTAGGGCCGGATGCGAGGCGCCGCGACGGGTCACGGGGGCCCTCGTGGCGGCGGGGCTCGTCGTGGTTCTGGCCGCGGGGGCCGGCAGGGCGTTCGCCTACGTGCAATCGAACCTGGTGGACGTCGGGTTCGGCGATCTGGGCCTGTTCCAGGCGGGCAGCGCCATGACCCTGCGCCTGGAGCAGGACGCCTCGTTCCGGATCACCGACGGATCGGACCTCACGGCCCTGGTGGCGAGCATGGCGAGCTGGACCGCCATCCCGACCTCCAACATCACCATCACCGACGGGGCACGTTTCAATCTGGCGAGCCCGATCGATGCCGCCGCCGGTCAGAGCAACGACGGCGTGAACCGGCTCTACTTCGCCGAGACCGACAACACCAATCTGATCGGAAACGCCATCGCCATTTCCTTCTTCTTCGTCGGGGGGGACGGACGCATCATCGACTGCGACATCATCATGAACGAGCGCCTGTACACCTTCAGCACGTCCACGCCCGCCAACCCGAACCAGAGTCTCGGTTCAGGCACCTTCGACATGGGGGAGATCGCCACGCACGAGATGGGCCACTGCATCGGCCTGGAGCACAGCGCCGTCGCGGGGCGCTTCGGGACGAGCGGTCTCGAGGTCTCCGGATTCTCGTCGGGAGACTTCACCTACCAGGCGACGATGTATCCGTACGGCACGCATACCATTCAGGGGCGCAGCCTGTCCCAGGACGACATCGCGGGCGCGTCGTTCATCTATCCGAACAGCACGCTGACCTCGACGACCGGGACGATCTCGGGGCGCGTCCTGAACGGCGCCACCTTCGACAAGGTCAAAGGGGCGCACGTGGTCGCCGTGTCGACCGCGGCGCCCGACGTGCCGGTCGTGGGGGTGATCTCCGATGTGCAGGCAGGCGGTCCGGGAGGGGAGTACAAGATCGTCGGCCTGCCGCCCGGGAGCTACTATGTCCGGATCGAGCCCCTGGCCGGGGGGACCAACCCGTTCACCCAGGTGAACACCCATTTCACCGGGTTCGACACGACGTTCCCCTGGGAGTTCTACGACGGGCCGACCGAGTCGGGGTTCGACGTGGCGACGGACCGGGTGGCGGTGTCCGTCGCCGCCGGCCAGACCGTCAGCGGAATCGATTTCCTGACCAACGTCGCGACCCCCGATCCCAACGAGCCGAACAACACGCGCGCCTCCGCCACTCCGATTGCCTGTGAGCAGGCGGTCGTGTCCTCGATCGTGCCGCGCGGCGACGTCGATTATTACGCGCTGTCGGTCACATCCGGCACGACGGTGGTCGCCGACGTCAACGCGGCACGCAGCGGCTCGCCCCTCGACCCGATCGTCGGCGTGTTCGACGCGGCCGGCAACCTGGTGGCGTTCGTGGACAATTCCATCTCCTTCGATCCGATCCTCGCAGTGGATCTGTTCACGCCCGGGACCTATTACGTCGCGGTCGCATCCTTCAACGACGTCGGCTTCAATGGCACGGACGCTCGCACGGTGGGCGACTACAGGATGACGCTCCATTGCTCCGTGCCGGAGGTGCGCGCGGGAACCTGTCTCGGCAGGGTCCTGTACGCGGCCTCGGACACTCTCGGGGCGGTCTACGCTCTCTCCGACGTCGACCGCGATTTATCTTTCGAAGGGCAGACGGAATTCGTCTCCGGTGCCGGGAGCGGCCTGGGACAGCTGAACTCGAGGCGGGACGGAGGGGTCTGCGTCGGAACGACCGGCTCCAACATCATCGGTCTGTGGGACGACAATGGCGACTTCACCGCCGATCGATCACTGCTCATCAACACCTCCGCTCCCGATGCGCGCGTCGCCGCCGCCGCGCGGCGTGGCGGCGTCGAATACCTGTACACGGCGGGGCAGCTCGGGACGGGCACGGTCTACGAGGAGAGGGACACGGGGGGCGACGCCAAGGCGGACCAGACGACCGTGTTCACGGAGGACCCGCAGTCGGATCTGGCTCTGAGCATGGACGAAACGGGGACGCTCTACGTCCTCGACTGGATGCATGACGACATGGGCGGAATCCTGGCCTACCGCGATCTCGACGGCGACGGCGACGCCGACGTATCGAGCGAATTCCTGGCCGGCGCGGCGTCCTACGGCAACATGATGGCCCGCCGTCCAGGTGAGGTCTTCGCGCTCAACATCTGGCTGGGACAGGTCGAGAGACTGCTGGACGCCGACGGCGACGGGATCGCCGACGAGATCACGGTGTTCGCCACCGGCCTCGCGCTCGACTTCTACTCGGGGATGGCCGTCGATGATGCCGATGTCTTGTACGTCGTAGACGCGGGAAACCGCGTAGTGGCGCTCCCCGACGACGACAACGACGGCATCGCCGACCGGCTGGCGCCCTTTTCGCCGCAGATCCCGGGCCTGCGCGGCATCACCTTCGGGCAAGGGCCGCCCGGTACGGTGTCCCTGCCCGGGTCGTTTCATCCCGTCACGGTGGCGCAGAGCGGATCCAGCCTTCGCCTGACCTGGGAGGACCTGGGCCCGACCGTCCCCGCGTACAACATTTACGAAGGGACGATCGGGAGCTGGTACTCGCACGCGCCGCTGCTCTGCAGGGTGACAGGGACGACCGACGGCGCCGGCAACCGCTTCCTCGATGTCATGCCGACGGGGACGGCGGACCGCTACTACCTCATCACGGCCAGCGATGCCTGCGGCGAGGGCTCCCCCGGCCGCGCCGGCAGCGGCCTGCGCCGCCCTATGCCGAACGGCACCTGCGGCGCGGCCCCGTAGAGACACCCGCGGAGTCTCACAGGGTGCGCCGGACCTCGCGCGTTGCCTCGACCATGTTCCTGAGCTTCGCCTCCGCCTGCTCGGGGGAGCGCGTCTTGAGACCGCAATCGGGGTTGACGTAGAGGCGCGACGCCGGGACGACCGCGAGCGCCGCGGTGATCCGCTCCTTCACCACGTCAACCGGTTCGATCGCGTGGGTGTGAACGTCCAGGACCCCGGCCCCCAGCTCCTTGGTGAACGGGGAGGTCTTGAACAGCGACAGGAGCCCGAGATCCGAGTTCGACAGCTCCAGGGTGAACTGGTCGACCGGCAGGTCGAGCAGTCGCGGATAGATGGCGGGGAAGTCGCCGTAGCAGATGTGGGTGATCGTCCTGGCCTTGAGGCCGCCGGTCACCGTCGCCATGGCTCGGATGGCCAGTTCGATCTCGTCCGGACGGACCGAGACCGCCGGCTCGTCGATCTGCACGTAGCGCGCGCCGGCCTCGACCAGGGCCGCGGCCTCCTGGTGAATCACCTCGGCCAGGGCCATCGCCAGCGCCTCGCGCGAGCCGTAGTGATCGTCGAATGACCAGTCCATCATCGTGTAGGGCCCGGTGAGGATCGCCTTGACCGGCTTGCCGGTCTGGGCCTGCGCGAAGCGGAACCATTCGACCGTCACCGGCCGCGACCAGCGGATCGGTCCGGTGACGACCGGCTTGCGGTAGTAGCGATTGCCGTACGAGCGCACCAGCCCCGAGATGCGGAATCCCTCGAGGTTCTCGGCGAAATACGCGGTCATGTCGCCGCGGTACATCTCGCCGTCCACCAGGAGGTCGAGCCCCAGCCCCTCCTGCATGCGGATACAGGCCACGGTCTCCTCACGCTCGATGCGCCTGAGCTCGTCCTCGGGGACCTCCCCCCTGGAGAACCCGGCCCGCGCCTTCGTCAGGCGTTCCGGCTTGGGGAACGAGCCGATCGTGCTGAGGGGGAGGAGGAGCTCTTCGCCCAGGGCGGGATTCGCGGTCACGGCGCCGTCGTTCATGGAAACTCCTGCCGGGCGCGGTCCCGCACCGCCGCCAGGATGGACATTTTCGCGCGCGCCACGTCGCGGGGCAGGAACTCGAGGCCGTGGCTCGTCGTCAAGTGGATGGCGCGTTTCGGCCCGCCCGCGGCGGCGAGCGCCTGCAGGATCGGACGGGCGATCCGTTCGTACGTCGCGTCCGCGCTCTCGAGGCGCGTGTTCCGCCCATCCACGACTCCCAGCGCCACGCCGGTTTCCCCTGGAATGGCGCCGGCCAGCCTGGTCGCGAAGGCGCCCGCGTCCCCTTCGCCAATCGCCGCGCGGACGTCGAGCCCGATCAGGTCGGTTGGGGAAAGCGCGAGGTCGTCGACGAGCGGGGTCGCATCCCCGAACGACGTCGCCAGGAGAATGCGCGCCGTCGTGAGCCCCGTCACCAGGCGCCGCATCGCGAGACGCAGGATGGGTGCATCCGCCGGATAGCGGGCGATCGCCGGCTCGTCGATCTGGATGAGGCCTGCCCCCGCCCTCTCGAGGTCGAGGATCTCACGGTTGAGCGCCGAGGCGATCTGAAGCGTCAGGTCGCGCGGGCCGCGTCTCAGGGTGTCGCGCGACAGCCTCGCCATCGTCAGAGGGCCGGTGACGATCGCCTTCACCGGACGCGGCGCCGCCGCGCCCACGGCGAAGCGGTACGCGTCCACGAGAAACGGCTTCTCCCGGCCGATTGGACCGGACGCCGCCGGCTGCC encodes:
- a CDS encoding dienelactone hydrolase family protein, translating into MLSLKRALALAFILASARVSTAVAAGETITYEVGGESVRAYLAKPAVLDGRPGIVVVHHFWGLDAHTKGVADRFAGLGYLTVAPDLYRGRLGGDYGLAKDLMDRLDGSRAVAIVKGAIGYLRSLDGGAARRPIALVGFDMGGRVALSAALQAADVQALVIFYGHVETTPESVMPIQVPVLGVFGTDDMVVRVEEARKFEASLKAAGKQATIIIYQGMAHAFFDESRADYDQSLGNDAWIRTQDFLKTALGPVQAPPPAAVPPAGAPSAPSPPGQ
- the queF gene encoding preQ(1) synthase, which codes for MPTRPTRALETFPNPRPGRPYEISFESPEFTCLCPRTGQPDFATVRISYTPDRLCVELKSLKLYLWSFRDEGHFHEDVTNRILDDLVALLDPREITVIGDFNVRGGIHTVVTVNHRQNNA
- a CDS encoding methionine synthase — protein: MNDGAVTANPALGEELLLPLSTIGSFPKPERLTKARAGFSRGEVPEDELRRIEREETVACIRMQEGLGLDLLVDGEMYRGDMTAYFAENLEGFRISGLVRSYGNRYYRKPVVTGPIRWSRPVTVEWFRFAQAQTGKPVKAILTGPYTMMDWSFDDHYGSREALAMALAEVIHQEAAALVEAGARYVQIDEPAVSVRPDEIELAIRAMATVTGGLKARTITHICYGDFPAIYPRLLDLPVDQFTLELSNSDLGLLSLFKTSPFTKELGAGVLDVHTHAIEPVDVVKERITAALAVVPASRLYVNPDCGLKTRSPEQAEAKLRNMVEATREVRRTL